In Sorghum bicolor cultivar BTx623 chromosome 10, Sorghum_bicolor_NCBIv3, whole genome shotgun sequence, one genomic interval encodes:
- the LOC8076159 gene encoding wall-associated receptor kinase 3 isoform X3, whose protein sequence is MVVEADKFKFRTAYLNTTTFWDEHNGEVPIILNWAVGNKTCDAAKKDAASYACRSSNSECINSTSGLGYLCNCSEGYKGNPYLHDGCQDINECALSPSPCPGRCVNRRGSFYCRRRGLSHSGTMILSIGISVVIVILAIAITCSYLTRERRKLANIKERYFRQHGGLLLLEQISTGQGTTFTIFTEAELMEATDQFDDKNVLGRGGHGTVYKGTLKNGILVAIKRCISMTDEQRRKEFGKEMLILSQVNHKNIVKLLGCCLEVEVPMLVYEFIPNGTLFHFIHGVSGCCDAPFSTRLQIAHESALALDYLHSCASPPILHGDVKSSNILLDDKYSAKVSDFGASIVAPTDESQFVTLVQGTCGYLDPEYMQTCQLTDKSDVYSFGVVLLELITGKKALNLEGPESERSLSVSFLCALKEGRLMDVIDDHIKGEENVGMLEEVADLAKQCLEMAGENRPAMRDVTERLGRLSRVTHHPWMQRDPEEMESLLAVREPSVDGVEMVSTTFLTMERTVGRGLLEFGR, encoded by the exons ATGGTTGTGGAGGCTGACAAATTTAAGTTCCGCACAGCGTATCTGAACACGACGACCTTCTGGGATGAGCACAATGGTGAAGTCCCAATTATTCTAAACTGGGCCGTGGGCAACAAAACTTGCGATGCTGCGAAGAAGGATGCAGCTTCCTATGCCTGCCGTAGCAGCAACAGTGAGTGCATCAATTCGACCAGTGGTCTTGGTTATctttgcaattgctctgaaggCTACAAAGGCAATCCTTACCTTCATGATGGTTGTCAAG ACATCAATGAGTGTGCCCTTAGTCCATCTCCATGCCCTGGGCGTTGCGTCAATAGACGAGGTAGTTTCTACTGCAGGCGCCGCGGCTTGTCACACTCTGGCACAATGATACTATCTATTG GCATAAGCGTTGTTATTGTCATACTGGCCATAGCCATCACTTGCTCATATTTGACCCGTGAAAGGAGGAAACTGGCCAACATCAAGGAGAGATACTTTCGACAACATGGGGGTCTGCTGCTTCTGGAGCAGATAAGCACAGGGCAAGGCACTACATTCACAATCTTCACAGAAGCAGAGCTCATGGAGGCGACAGACCAATTTGACGACAAGAATGTTCTTGGTCGTGGCGGTCATGGAACTGTCTACAAAGGCACGCTCAAGAACGGCATTCTGGTCGCGATCAAACGGTGCATATCAATGACAGATGAACAGCGCAGGAAGGAGTTtggcaaggagatgctcattcTGTCCCAGGTCAACCATAAGAATATCGTGAAGCTCCTAGGATGTTGCCTCGAAGTAGAGGTCCCGATGCTAGTCTATGAGTTCATCCCCAACGGCACACTATTCCATTTCATCCATGGTGTCAGTGGGTGCTGTGATGCCCCGTTCTCAACTCGGTTACAGATCGCCCATGAATCTGCCCTAGCATTGGATTACCTACATTCATGTGCGTCACCGCCAATCCTTCACGGTGATGTGAAATCCTCCAACATACTTCTTGATGACAAGTACTCCGCGAAGGTATCAGACTTTGGAGCCTCCATAGTGGCACCGACTGATGAGTCCCAATTCGTCACTCTGGTGCAAGGGACCTGCGGGTACCTGGACCCTGAGTACATGCAGACATGCCAGCTTACAGATAAGAGCGACGTCTACAGCTTTGGCGTCGTTCTCCTGGAGCTGATCACTGGCAAGAAGGCACTCAACCTTGAAGGGCCCGAGAGCGAGAGGAGCCTTTCTGTGAGCTTTCTGTGCGCGTTGAAGGAGGGGAGGCTGATGGACGTGATAGATGACCACATCAAGGGTGAAGAGAACGTTGGGATGCTGGAGGAGGTCGCTGACCTCGCCAAGCAATGCCTGGAGATGGCTGGCGAGAACCGACCAGCCATGAGAGACGTCACTGAGAGGCTCGGCAGGTTGAGTAGAGTGACGCATCACCCGTGGATGCAGCGTGACCCCGAGGAGATGGAGAGCTTACTCGCTGTCAGAGAGCCATCGGTGGACGGCGTGGAGATGGTGAGCACTACGTTTTTGACCATGGAGAGGACCGTTGGTCGTGGCCTACTGGAGTTTGGTCGTTAG
- the LOC8076159 gene encoding putative wall-associated receptor kinase-like 16 isoform X2, whose amino-acid sequence MPVANILLLQGQVRVMSYIASMCHNRSTTTFLDLAGTPFTVSEKENVFTVVGVDTLGLMAGTRQSAIYVIGCQTEESSPKNLAAVEGCTGVGCCQVALSSNVSYQQFSFAYLNTTTFWDEHNGEVPIILNWAVGNKTCDAAKKDAASYACRSSNSECINSTSGLGYLCNCSEGYKGNPYLHDGCQDINECALSPSPCPGRCVNRRGSFYCRRRGLSHSGTMILSIGISVVIVILAIAITCSYLTRERRKLANIKERYFRQHGGLLLLEQISTGQGTTFTIFTEAELMEATDQFDDKNVLGRGGHGTVYKGTLKNGILVAIKRCISMTDEQRRKEFGKEMLILSQVNHKNIVKLLGCCLEVEVPMLVYEFIPNGTLFHFIHGVSGCCDAPFSTRLQIAHESALALDYLHSCASPPILHGDVKSSNILLDDKYSAKVSDFGASIVAPTDESQFVTLVQGTCGYLDPEYMQTCQLTDKSDVYSFGVVLLELITGKKALNLEGPESERSLSVSFLCALKEGRLMDVIDDHIKGEENVGMLEEVADLAKQCLEMAGENRPAMRDVTERLGRLSRVTHHPWMQRDPEEMESLLAVREPSVDGVEMVSTTFLTMERTVGRGLLEFGR is encoded by the exons ATGCCGGTGGCCAACATATTGCTGCTCCAAGGTCAGGTTCGGGTGATGAGTTacattgcttccatgtgccacaACCGCTCAACCACGACCTTCTTGGACCTTGCTGGCACGCCATTCACGGTCTCAGAGAAGGAGAACGTGTTCACAGTCGTAGGAGTCGACACGCTTGGCTTAATGGCCGGCACAAGGCAATCTGCCATC TATGTGATTGGGTGCCAAACGGAGGAGAGCTCTCCTAAAAACCTGGCAGCAGTAGAGGGGTGCACCGGTGTGGGCTGTTGCCAAGTTGCGCTCAGTAGCAACGTATCCTACCAACAATTTTCCTTCG CGTATCTGAACACGACGACCTTCTGGGATGAGCACAATGGTGAAGTCCCAATTATTCTAAACTGGGCCGTGGGCAACAAAACTTGCGATGCTGCGAAGAAGGATGCAGCTTCCTATGCCTGCCGTAGCAGCAACAGTGAGTGCATCAATTCGACCAGTGGTCTTGGTTATctttgcaattgctctgaaggCTACAAAGGCAATCCTTACCTTCATGATGGTTGTCAAG ACATCAATGAGTGTGCCCTTAGTCCATCTCCATGCCCTGGGCGTTGCGTCAATAGACGAGGTAGTTTCTACTGCAGGCGCCGCGGCTTGTCACACTCTGGCACAATGATACTATCTATTG GCATAAGCGTTGTTATTGTCATACTGGCCATAGCCATCACTTGCTCATATTTGACCCGTGAAAGGAGGAAACTGGCCAACATCAAGGAGAGATACTTTCGACAACATGGGGGTCTGCTGCTTCTGGAGCAGATAAGCACAGGGCAAGGCACTACATTCACAATCTTCACAGAAGCAGAGCTCATGGAGGCGACAGACCAATTTGACGACAAGAATGTTCTTGGTCGTGGCGGTCATGGAACTGTCTACAAAGGCACGCTCAAGAACGGCATTCTGGTCGCGATCAAACGGTGCATATCAATGACAGATGAACAGCGCAGGAAGGAGTTtggcaaggagatgctcattcTGTCCCAGGTCAACCATAAGAATATCGTGAAGCTCCTAGGATGTTGCCTCGAAGTAGAGGTCCCGATGCTAGTCTATGAGTTCATCCCCAACGGCACACTATTCCATTTCATCCATGGTGTCAGTGGGTGCTGTGATGCCCCGTTCTCAACTCGGTTACAGATCGCCCATGAATCTGCCCTAGCATTGGATTACCTACATTCATGTGCGTCACCGCCAATCCTTCACGGTGATGTGAAATCCTCCAACATACTTCTTGATGACAAGTACTCCGCGAAGGTATCAGACTTTGGAGCCTCCATAGTGGCACCGACTGATGAGTCCCAATTCGTCACTCTGGTGCAAGGGACCTGCGGGTACCTGGACCCTGAGTACATGCAGACATGCCAGCTTACAGATAAGAGCGACGTCTACAGCTTTGGCGTCGTTCTCCTGGAGCTGATCACTGGCAAGAAGGCACTCAACCTTGAAGGGCCCGAGAGCGAGAGGAGCCTTTCTGTGAGCTTTCTGTGCGCGTTGAAGGAGGGGAGGCTGATGGACGTGATAGATGACCACATCAAGGGTGAAGAGAACGTTGGGATGCTGGAGGAGGTCGCTGACCTCGCCAAGCAATGCCTGGAGATGGCTGGCGAGAACCGACCAGCCATGAGAGACGTCACTGAGAGGCTCGGCAGGTTGAGTAGAGTGACGCATCACCCGTGGATGCAGCGTGACCCCGAGGAGATGGAGAGCTTACTCGCTGTCAGAGAGCCATCGGTGGACGGCGTGGAGATGGTGAGCACTACGTTTTTGACCATGGAGAGGACCGTTGGTCGTGGCCTACTGGAGTTTGGTCGTTAG
- the LOC8076159 gene encoding putative wall-associated receptor kinase-like 16 isoform X1 has product MPVANILLLQGQVRVMSYIASMCHNRSTTTFLDLAGTPFTVSEKENVFTVVGVDTLGLMAGTRQSAIYVIGCQTEESSPKNLAAVEGCTGVGCCQVALSSNVSYQQFSFGNSTSDRNISAIDDKRHCRYAMVVEADKFKFRTAYLNTTTFWDEHNGEVPIILNWAVGNKTCDAAKKDAASYACRSSNSECINSTSGLGYLCNCSEGYKGNPYLHDGCQDINECALSPSPCPGRCVNRRGSFYCRRRGLSHSGTMILSIGISVVIVILAIAITCSYLTRERRKLANIKERYFRQHGGLLLLEQISTGQGTTFTIFTEAELMEATDQFDDKNVLGRGGHGTVYKGTLKNGILVAIKRCISMTDEQRRKEFGKEMLILSQVNHKNIVKLLGCCLEVEVPMLVYEFIPNGTLFHFIHGVSGCCDAPFSTRLQIAHESALALDYLHSCASPPILHGDVKSSNILLDDKYSAKVSDFGASIVAPTDESQFVTLVQGTCGYLDPEYMQTCQLTDKSDVYSFGVVLLELITGKKALNLEGPESERSLSVSFLCALKEGRLMDVIDDHIKGEENVGMLEEVADLAKQCLEMAGENRPAMRDVTERLGRLSRVTHHPWMQRDPEEMESLLAVREPSVDGVEMVSTTFLTMERTVGRGLLEFGR; this is encoded by the exons ATGCCGGTGGCCAACATATTGCTGCTCCAAGGTCAGGTTCGGGTGATGAGTTacattgcttccatgtgccacaACCGCTCAACCACGACCTTCTTGGACCTTGCTGGCACGCCATTCACGGTCTCAGAGAAGGAGAACGTGTTCACAGTCGTAGGAGTCGACACGCTTGGCTTAATGGCCGGCACAAGGCAATCTGCCATC TATGTGATTGGGTGCCAAACGGAGGAGAGCTCTCCTAAAAACCTGGCAGCAGTAGAGGGGTGCACCGGTGTGGGCTGTTGCCAAGTTGCGCTCAGTAGCAACGTATCCTACCAACAATTTTCCTTCGGTAATAGTACATCCGACAGGAACATAAGTGCCATTGATGACAAAAGGCACTGCAGATACGCCATGGTTGTGGAGGCTGACAAATTTAAGTTCCGCACAGCGTATCTGAACACGACGACCTTCTGGGATGAGCACAATGGTGAAGTCCCAATTATTCTAAACTGGGCCGTGGGCAACAAAACTTGCGATGCTGCGAAGAAGGATGCAGCTTCCTATGCCTGCCGTAGCAGCAACAGTGAGTGCATCAATTCGACCAGTGGTCTTGGTTATctttgcaattgctctgaaggCTACAAAGGCAATCCTTACCTTCATGATGGTTGTCAAG ACATCAATGAGTGTGCCCTTAGTCCATCTCCATGCCCTGGGCGTTGCGTCAATAGACGAGGTAGTTTCTACTGCAGGCGCCGCGGCTTGTCACACTCTGGCACAATGATACTATCTATTG GCATAAGCGTTGTTATTGTCATACTGGCCATAGCCATCACTTGCTCATATTTGACCCGTGAAAGGAGGAAACTGGCCAACATCAAGGAGAGATACTTTCGACAACATGGGGGTCTGCTGCTTCTGGAGCAGATAAGCACAGGGCAAGGCACTACATTCACAATCTTCACAGAAGCAGAGCTCATGGAGGCGACAGACCAATTTGACGACAAGAATGTTCTTGGTCGTGGCGGTCATGGAACTGTCTACAAAGGCACGCTCAAGAACGGCATTCTGGTCGCGATCAAACGGTGCATATCAATGACAGATGAACAGCGCAGGAAGGAGTTtggcaaggagatgctcattcTGTCCCAGGTCAACCATAAGAATATCGTGAAGCTCCTAGGATGTTGCCTCGAAGTAGAGGTCCCGATGCTAGTCTATGAGTTCATCCCCAACGGCACACTATTCCATTTCATCCATGGTGTCAGTGGGTGCTGTGATGCCCCGTTCTCAACTCGGTTACAGATCGCCCATGAATCTGCCCTAGCATTGGATTACCTACATTCATGTGCGTCACCGCCAATCCTTCACGGTGATGTGAAATCCTCCAACATACTTCTTGATGACAAGTACTCCGCGAAGGTATCAGACTTTGGAGCCTCCATAGTGGCACCGACTGATGAGTCCCAATTCGTCACTCTGGTGCAAGGGACCTGCGGGTACCTGGACCCTGAGTACATGCAGACATGCCAGCTTACAGATAAGAGCGACGTCTACAGCTTTGGCGTCGTTCTCCTGGAGCTGATCACTGGCAAGAAGGCACTCAACCTTGAAGGGCCCGAGAGCGAGAGGAGCCTTTCTGTGAGCTTTCTGTGCGCGTTGAAGGAGGGGAGGCTGATGGACGTGATAGATGACCACATCAAGGGTGAAGAGAACGTTGGGATGCTGGAGGAGGTCGCTGACCTCGCCAAGCAATGCCTGGAGATGGCTGGCGAGAACCGACCAGCCATGAGAGACGTCACTGAGAGGCTCGGCAGGTTGAGTAGAGTGACGCATCACCCGTGGATGCAGCGTGACCCCGAGGAGATGGAGAGCTTACTCGCTGTCAGAGAGCCATCGGTGGACGGCGTGGAGATGGTGAGCACTACGTTTTTGACCATGGAGAGGACCGTTGGTCGTGGCCTACTGGAGTTTGGTCGTTAG